The genome window atatatatatatatatctatatctatatctatctatctatctatctatatatatatatatatatgtatatatatatatgtatatgtatgtatatatatatgtatatatatatatatgtatatacatgtgtatatatatgtatatatatatgtatatatatatgtatatatatatgtatatatatatatatatatgtacatatatatatatgtatatatatatatgtatatatatatgtatatatatatatgtatatatatatatgtatatatttatatgtatatatatgtatatgtatatatatatatatatatatgtatatatatattatatatatatatatatgtatatatatatgtatatatataaatataattatatatatatgtatatataatatatatatatatatacatatatatatatatatatatatatatatatatataaatatatatatgtataaatatatatatatgtataaatatatatataaatatatgtatatatataaatatatgtatatatataaatatatatatatgtatatatatatgtatatataaatatatatatatgtatatatatatatataatatatatatataatatatatatatatatatatatatatatatatatatatatatatatatatatatatatatatatatatatatatatatatatatatatatatatgtactgcaagATATTCCTGGGATTTGAATGAATAGTGACCTTTTATACCTAATACCATTGACAGAGGAGAGTCCAATGGGGAGACAGGAATATTACCAGCCAGCTTTGTGGAGATTATTGAAGAGAATTCAGTGCCTTCGTCCTTGACTCCGTACCAAGAACCCCAGAGTGCCGCAAAGCCCAATGACAGTTCCACATTAACACAGTACCATTCTGATGATTACAGCAGGCCCTCCCCCCCTGTATCAAAGGAAAACATAGAGGCAAACTTGGACTATAACGAGCCTCTTAGTTCTAGCTTTCTGCCTCCAAGTGCTGGGGAGAGTAACCAGAATCAGCCAACAGCAAATCTGGTGGACCAGGTGAGAGATGCCCCAGTGAAGCTGTCGAACACATCATCTTATTGGAAGACTGTCTCTGGggaagcagatgatgatgatgacatatttGATGATGATTACTTCAAGCAGAACATGCCCAGTGTCTATGCGCCTTCAAAGTCTGAGCGAAACACAGCCTCGTCCACATTGGGCCAAGCACAGTTTATGACCCCCCCTCTGAGTGAAGCTAGTGTCTCACCTGCATTTGCTGAACTAAATGTCAGGCAAGAGAGCAAAAACGTGAATCTTGCTGCAACTGGAAGCAGGTATGAGAACTTGGGCTTGTGGGATACTGGAACTTTCAAAGACCTTTCCACACCTAGTGCCTTAGCCAGTGCTCAGGAGCTGGATGAACTAAACAGGGTTAACTCAATTTCGGAAAAAGTGGAGAGTTACTTCTCTCAGAACTTGCTGGAAGACTCTGGAGGAGAAAAAATCCTTAGTCGTAATAACAACAGTCTATTGAAGGATTACAACTCCCTCACTTCACCAGGATATAATGAAGACAACACGGGCATTGAGCCTTATGGTCGGGCTGTATTCTCCTTCAGTGCCCAGTACCCAAATGAACTTACCTTTAAAAAAGGGGATATAATTCACCTCATTAAACACATTGATTCACACTGGACTCTTGGCCGAATTGGAGAAGCCAGTGGAATTTTTCCCACATCATATGTGGATATCATAGTGAACTGCCTGCACAGCGAAGAGGAAATGTTCCTCTCACGTTCTGAAGGCCTCCCTCAGACAGTGTACCTGGGCCACGCACAGGCAGCTTATGATTTCAAGCCTTCAGAATCAGGGGATGTCTCGATGAGCAAGGGAGATATCCTCAAGATTCTGAAGTTTGTTAATGATAATTGGGTAATTGTGGAGAACACAAATGGCTCAAAGGGTATGTGTCCTAGGAATTACCTCCATATGTTAGTGGAGGGTTCACAAGAACAAGCTGTGGCCCCAGTAAGTTTGTCTCCTGGCTTGGTTTCAGAGCCTGCTGCTGAGAGAATGTCCCGCCTGCCCACCCAAGATGTTGAGCAGGCTAGGTCCAGAAGTTCCTCACCCTACAGTGCTCTGGGAAACCGTCGTTCCTACAAGAAAGATGACTTTGGGACTATCAAGACCAAAGAGGTTGACCAAGAGCTAGCCAAGAACATTGCATCACTGGATGTCACTCTGCGCAGCAATCTCAGCCCCCTGGAGAAGAAAAGTGGTGAGAGTGtcttcagtgagagagagagcattcagAATGAAAGCATAAACAAAATTCAGGTTGTCAGGAAAGCACCTGCAAGGCCTCTCTCTGTGCCTAATGTGTCTTCTAGAATGAATAAAAAGTCTTCCACCGATGTAAACGCAGCAACTACAGAGACAGTAGATGTGAGAAGAATGTCTATGCCTCCAGTAGTTCAACCATCTTCCTCTccaaccacaccacacacacccagcaCACCAACAACCGTGCAGATGCTTTTAGAGGACAAGGTGGCCCCAGTGGCAGCCCCTCGAACCATGATCCTTCCTCCAGTCCCTCCAAGGACGAGACTCAGTAAGTCAGACTCCACAAAGTCAGTCGCATCAGAAATTAATGCAGACTCTCCTGAAACTGCTGTAAGGGAGGACGAGCACTCAACAATCGCTGAAGAACCAGTATACTCCCAAGTACAGAAACCGCGACTCTCTGGAAAACCGTCAGAGAAGCCAAGAATACAGAAGGTGGAAAAGGGGACAAGCCTGACAAGGGGAGACAGCACCAACAGTGCAGCCTTTCCAGATGACGTCTCAAGTGTCTCTGTTAGTGAAAACAGTTACTCATCAGGTAAGAATTGAAGAATTataatttatttcaataaatctagtttgtgcattgtgagtttttctaccattgtatcaacatggtagagtgcttttccattcatcataattaatattgttattgatattattatttttgttattattgttattatgatttttattattattgatattattattattattattattattattattattattattattattattgttatttttattattattattattattatgattatgattatgattattattattattaacgttattattattttttttattactattattattaatattattattgttattattattattttattattaatattgttattattattattttattattaatattgttattattattatattattttattactgatattgttattattattattttattattaatattattttattattaatattattttattattaatattattttattattaatattattaattttgtaatattattgatattgttattattattattattattgtattattatttttttattatttctattatttctattactattattattattattaatattattattattgttattattgttattattattattactattgttattgttagtattatcattattatcattatcattattattattattattgttattattattgttattattattgttgttatttctgttattactattgttatgattatcattattattatttttatcatcatcatcagtatcattatcatcattgttatattcttattgttatcatcatcattatcatcatcatcatcatcatcatcatcatcatcacaattgttattattattgacatgattattgatattatcattactgttattattgattttgttattgttattatttttgttgttgttgttatcgttattattatgtaatGCTGCTTttattgatgatagtaacaaaaattcaAAACTTTTTCTTCATAAAAATTGTGGGATATGAGCAACTAGGTAACAAAACCACAGTGGAGAGTGAATCTTGCATCCAGTCCCTTTGCTAAAGGGATAAGATAGTTTTATTgagtttatttattatcatgagtgattttcattattactgttgaacAATTCATTTTTTTTGAGGTCTGGCGAACGACAGCACCACTCCTGCTCTGACTCCTCAGAggccagcaccacctccaccaccaaaggtctttgaaaaggaagaggaactggaggagTACTACTCTCTGCCTCCTGATGGTGAGGAACCTACTAGCCTTCTCTCCATGGATGCTTTGATTCTAgtcaataagagaaaaataaaaggatgtAGATATGAACTGCTGTGGAAAACTAGAAATTTTGTACTAATTAAGGTAATTTaaataatttcaaaataaaattgaaattatGTAGTGTAAATGATGGGAATGctcttaattttttcctttcaaaTTATCTCTTTCATACTCATCATGTTCAGTCTACTTCATCCGTTTAGATTTGCATGCGAGTAGGGAGCACAAGTTACTTCAAGCAGAAGGGTTGGATACtgctggtgttgatgttgatggcaGCGCAAGCAAAATAAGTGAAGGCGCCACGGCAGTTGCTGAGGAAGATGCAGAGAAGGCAGCTGCTGCCCTGGTGGTGAGTTACAATTTGATCAAGTTGTGGTAGAGATGACAAATAAGAGTTAGGTGAGCTGGTGGGAGGCTTGTTCATAGTTTCATGATTATGCAGTGCTGGTTTGATAGATAGGCCTGTAGATATCTTAAGTGATGCCAATAAGGGCAAAATTTAGACTGCTATCTCTTACTGTCACCTTCAACATTGATCATTCCCTTCCCTTACAACCCCAGAGAAGATCGAACCATCGCCGTGAGCTGGTGCAGGAGATGGTGACGACAGAATATGAGTACATCCATGACCTGGAGGCGCTCATCCAGGTGATCAGTCTAGCTCCCTCACAGAAGGAGTCTCAGATGGTCGACATAAAAACCCTTATGGGGAACATCAGCCAGGTGTGTAGTGCTGTAGGATActggaatatatataaatcataaggaATGATTTCACAATGCAAGACATGTAAATTCCATTTTTGTATTGCATCTTTGTATGGTACAGGATAATTTAATCTCTGTCTTATTTGATTTTGGCCTCTTTTAACATTCTAAAAATGTGGAACGATACATTTTCAGGTTGTAGTAGTGGCAAAGAAATTCTTGTCAGAGCTAGATAAGGTTGCCTACCATAAAGATGAGGAGCTGATGGTAGGGCAGGTCTTCCTGAACTGTGCCGATGAAATGTGCGAAGTGTACAAGGCATATTGTTCTAACCATAATGTTGCTGCCGAACCTCTGTTAAAGAAGGTATGTGATGTATGGCTAAGATGATGAAAGACACCACCTTAGGAATCACATTTGCTTAAGTGCTCCCATTTAATCACCTACAAAAATTTTGCCTTTTAAAAAGGCACAGTGATCCTTTTTGCAATGTAGAGAATGTTGAATTGTGTTTTCTTTGAAGTTGTGATTAGGTTACTCCTTTAGAGGGATTAGTCCAAACAAACAGATTTGAAGCTCAAGAAATTATTAAAACATTAGAAGTGTCTGAGCATGAAAAAATCTTGAAATTCATGCGACCAGGATATGTTATCATGGGGCAATGGCAATAGAGGAAGGAGGATCTGTGTTTCACATTGGCAATTCTGTTATcttattagtttattttctctcccttttccctatctctctctcttccttatctctttccttctctctcccctctatctcccacttctctcatacctaactctctctctcgctttctctttcttcatctccctttctctcttttgctaccactcctccctttctctcttttgctaccactcctccctttctctctcactattcctttctcccttattctctcactcttcctttctccctttctctctcattcttcctttctcccattctctttttctctcactcttccattctcccattctctctttctctctcactcttcctttctcccattctctttctctttgacttcctttctcccattttctttctctctcactcacctttctccctttctctttcactctccctttctctctcactctccctttctccctttctctctttatctctcactcttcctttctccctttctctctcactctccctttctctctcactctccctttctctctcactctccctttcttcctttctctctcactcttcctttctctctttctcttcactcttcttttttccctttctctctcactcttcctttctctctctctctctcactcttcctttctctctctctctctcactcttcctttctctctctctctctcactcttcctttctttgtctctctctctctcactcttccttcctccctttctctctctctacctttctcccattctctctcactctccctttctccctttctctctcactcttcctttctctctttctctctcactctttctttcttcctttctctctcactcttcctttctctctcactctcctttctccctttctctctctttacctttctccctttctctctcactcttcctttctcccattctctctttctctctcactcttcctttctcccattctctctttctctctcactcttcctttctcccattctctttgctGTTTGATTGCTATATGACATACCAGCACAAGCCTTGAAGCTCCTGTTGTGCAGGAGCCCTATAAACCTCATTGACAAAACTGCTGCtagtggaagaagaaaatgttCATTTTTGTGGCTGGATGTGATTGGGAGGTTGCTATGATACTGTTCTTAGGGGTTAGCCTTTACAACCTCAAAGTGAAAGTTTTGGAAAATGTTGGGAATTAATTTGGTTCTCATTTCATGAAACTCATTATTACAGTATATAGAAGAGCCAGGACCTGCAGCCTTCTTGCAGTGGGTGTTGCAGGAACTTCAGCAGCACAAGATTCAGCTGATGGACATGAGATCAGTCCTCATCAAGCCAGTCCAGAGAGTCCTGAAGTGAGTCTTGTAGGATGCCCACATGAATGGGGTCCTGCAATAGAGTGAATGATAGTAGCTGACTTAGTTGATTAGATGATACCTGCCTTGATATTTTAGTCAAAGGGCTTATTAGGAAAAATGACATTTGTAGGTTAGGCTTAGCTGATGGATGTGGCGTATGTAGCATTATATTTTTACAACAATTGAGGCATAGCAAAGTCCTATTGACCAAAACCTAGTTTTGAGATTATCAAATTTAAAAGTTTGAAAGATATTATCTCTGTGATGATTACATGGGATTTATTCTGGTTAGCCTTAAATAAACCCCTATTTGAGGCCACTTACTTGTTTTAGTCAAATTTTGCAATgctaagtaaagaaataaatcttGCCATTTAATGAGGGTCCCACACTTTACCAATCAGtaaaattaagatttttttttcgtgaaatGAAAGCCTATTTTATGGGTTGTTAAGAAAGTATAGCAAAATATAATTAATTTGTATTTTAAATATCTGTAAAAGATTAACAAATTTCCTTATTGGAGGATAGTGACCATGAGTGTAATCCAGCACGTGAGCAGCAATGGCCAAAGCAGTGTGACTGAGGCTTCCAGGGCGACTCTCTGGCAAGGCAACATGGTCATTCTCTGAATTTTTTTTGTGACTGTGATTGGCTAGAGTTAATTCCCGTCTATTCTGAGATTCTACTCCTAACTGAAGGATGGTGAGGCTCTAGATGGTTGTAGTAAAGGAGTACTTCTGTAACATTCTCCCCCTTATACACGAGCCCTGGCTTTACTTACTGGTAACTGTAACTGACTACCCCTCTTTCAGTTGATAGGCCTTTGCTATTCTTATTGC of Penaeus vannamei isolate JL-2024 unplaced genomic scaffold, ASM4276789v1 unanchor577, whole genome shotgun sequence contains these proteins:
- the LOC113826250 gene encoding dynamin-binding protein (The sequence of the model RefSeq protein was modified relative to this genomic sequence to represent the inferred CDS: added 1185 bases not found in genome assembly); its protein translation is MKAGDVCRCINDFTGMSSDELTVYKNDIVQIHSIVDRHWMEAEGGGAIGRVPSSILVQVDLPPHPPNLPLFVASAEFLPAQAGDLGLARGDFVIGLNPIDESWWCGELNGKKGIFPRNFVWQVNTDIMEVSDTQEKQVNMRARVMMSIRAQLPEELNLYAGDVIRITHVIDKDWFRGESNGETGILPASFVEIIEENSVPSSLTPYQEPQSAAKPNDSSTLTQYHSDDYSRPSPPVSKENIEANLDYNEPLSSSFLPPSAGESNQNQPTANLVDQVRDAPVKLSNTSSYWKTVSGEADDDDDIFDDDYFKQNMPSVYAPSKSERNTASSTLGQAQFMTPPLSEASVSPAFAELNVRQESKNVNLAATGSRYENLGLWDTGTFKDLSTPSALASAQELDELNRVNSISEKVESYFSQNLLEDSGGEKILSRNNNSLLKDYNSLTSPGYNEDNTGIEPYGRAVFSFSAQYPNELTFKKGDIIHLIKHIDSHWTLGRIGEASGIFPTSYVDIIVNCLHSEEEMFLSRSEGLPQTVYLGHAQAAYDFKPSESGDVSMSKGDILKILKFVNDNWVIVENTNGSKGMCPRNYLHMLVEGSQEQAVAPVSLSPGLVSEPAAERMSRLPTQDVEQARSRSSSPYSALGNRRSYKKDDFGTIKTKEVDQELAKNIASLDVTLRSNLSPLEKKSGESVFSERESIQNESINKIQVVRKAPARPLSVPNVSSRMNKKSSTDVNAATTETVDVRRMSMPPVVQPSSSPTTPHTPSTPTTVQMLLEDKVAPVAAPRTMILPPVPPRTRLSKSDSTKSVASEINADSPETAVREDEHSTIAEEPVYSQVQKPRLSGKPSEKPRIQKVEKGTSLTRGDSTNSAAFPDDVSSVSVSENSYSSGLANDSTTPALTPQRPAPPPPPKVFEKEEELEEYYSLPPDDLHASREHKLLQAEGLDTAGVDVDGSASKISEGATAVAEEDAEKAAAALVRRSNHRRELVQEMVTTEYEYIHDLEALIQVISLAPSQKESQMVDIKTLMGNISQVVVVAKKFLSELDKVAYHKDEELMVGQVFLNCADEMCEVYKAYCSNHNVAAEPLLKKYIEEPGPAAFLQWVLQELQQHKIQLMDMRSVLIKPVQRVLKYPLFLDRLVSETAMGHPDFKDLMEAKTRMANVAKDINEYTKRLDLINKYRAGGDQSLQSKMQRVSMHSVVKKSARISAMVSEMLGIMSQTKDPEFDEEVAKFRCVQKAAQTLAQDVSVLLQGVIARHKAEMDISRNLAATLLQAAATPEMESIQRVTHETCNRLIKMFDSFIQQRVIQPAKQLVSLCEVPERLIQKRYHKMLDYDNAQYKLDKNKDATKTRILEEELSQMKGTYEALNTQLMMELPILTRCGSEVLSLATRSLVAARMYLQGHLAKLYLQLAQIPGLSYTGEEEMLAQFRVKYLQQMGEFRQLSFIPADTLQKTLPRAKQRSRKTSDVSANKKETPEATRKKVLSSYPANLIYVVTEVHTPAEVMELTLYPGDHVALLKNKDPLGRTDRWFIDDGDNKGFVRASSLRPLQGYDSRVPPSTSQPSTLPTSAQPSAPVISRPSTLPRAAPTPPLPERPPRYEDLFPGASATAMAPRGPSQAPPGMQFLPPTAQQAPPPHYPNQQPDGGASPLPSKGGCQEPSTRGPYYTQVVESEYYVPPLERQQSNEYNSPVAEENNIYEEIDQVSAQERGSKEPEESPIYEVIKDGQLVNEATYCNTDEDTLPEAEAEEFPFYYALYNFGGSDSTQLNLVAGQVVLVLHAKSSDWWFVEDRTGHQGYVPASYLTKYS